A stretch of Panulirus ornatus isolate Po-2019 chromosome 36, ASM3632096v1, whole genome shotgun sequence DNA encodes these proteins:
- the LOC139760445 gene encoding LOW QUALITY PROTEIN: store-operated calcium entry-associated regulatory factor-like (The sequence of the model RefSeq protein was modified relative to this genomic sequence to represent the inferred CDS: deleted 1 base in 1 codon; substituted 1 base at 1 genomic stop codon), with product MRQKRMITALGLLLIACAPIPVMAAWGTSSDSVLLKDIEVLTLYSGKMTKGGCSSPVPQLECVKGGTASCDAFRPRVVQCYNRGWDGVDVQWECKTDMDNAFRFGDIEVTCEGYSHXDDPYVLKGSCGLRYSIDYTKEGLNQQQGYQHNYYGEKSTGYGYHSYEKSHQPQELSHGSSLANFIVVIAVLVMCWAFYKTCIESSHHVGQDARSTTNEDYPTGGGGGGGGYGWFGQGGGTHPSAPPPPPYEDDASCRNRGNASASSTGSGGGGGGFWTGAAAGGLLGYMFGNRGTGYGGYGQANPGSWFSGSGMGSSWQGGGGGFHSGGNGSSSTGTRTASGFGGTSRR from the exons ATGAGACAAAAAAGGATGATAACAGCTTTGGGACTGCTTTTGATTGCATGTGCTCCCATACCTGTGATGGCTGCATGGGGCACTAGTTCTGACAGTGTTTTGTTGAAAGATATAGAAGTGCTTACCTTGTACAGTGGTAAGATGACAAAAGGAGGTTGTTCATCGCCAGTGCCTCAGCTGGAATGTGTTAAAGGTGGAACTGCCTCGTGTGATGCCTTCCGTCCCCGTGTGGTGCAGTGTTACAAtcggggatgggatggggttgaTGTGCAGTGGGAGTGTAAGACTGACATGGACAATGCATTTAGGTTTGGTGACATTGAAGTAACATGTGAGGGTTACAGCCATTGAGATGACCCATATGTCTTGAAAGGATCATGTGGCCTGAGATACTCCATAGACTACACTAAAGAGGGCCTCAATCAGCAGCAAGGATATCAGCATAATTACTATGGTGAAAAGAGCACTGGCTATGGATATCATTCTTATGAGAAGTCACATCAGCCTCAGGAATTATCACATGGAAGTTCCCTTGCCAATTTTATTGTTGTAATTGCTGTACTTGTGATGTGTTGGGCTTTCTACAAAACTTGTATTGAATCTTCACATCATGTAGGCCAGGATGCTCGTAGTACAACCAATGAA GATTAcccaacaggtggtggtggaggtggaggtggttatGGATGGTTTGGTCAAGGTGGAGGTACACATCCCTcagccccaccacctccaccatatgAAGATGATGCTTCTTGCAGAAACCGCGGGAATGCAAGTGCATCAAGTACTGGctctggtgggggtggtggaggcttTTGGACAGGTGCAGCAGCTGGTGGGTTGCTTGGATATATGTTTGGTAACAGAGGCACTGGTTATGGAGGTTATGGCCAGGCTAACCCTGGTAGCTGGTTCTCAGGGTCAGGTATGGGGTCTAGTTGgcaaggtggtggaggtggcttcCATAGTGGTGGTAATGGAAGCAGCTCTACAGGAACTCGTACAGCATCTGGCTTTGGAGGTACTAGTCGACGGTAG